The DNA window CAGGCGGCAGGGCTCCACACCTCGCTGGGCCTGTCCGTCAATGGCCTCACCGTCAACGGGCTGAACGTCAACGGCCTCACCGTCAACGGGCTGAGCGTCGATGGGTTGGAGACCGCCGCGTTCCAGGACTGGTTCAACGGGGAGCCGTCCCTCCGGGAGCTCACCATGCACTACCTCATCCAGTGCGCGGTGCCGGGCGGCCAGACGCGCACCTTCAGCAACCCCGTGACGGGCATCACCCACACCTGGCACGGCGTGCTCGGGCTCGCCCCGGGCTGGGCCTCGGGCGGCCTGCCCACGGTGGCCGAGCAGCAGATCATCTCCGCGTGCCTCGCGGCGCACGTGAACGCGTATGGCAAGCACGTCCCCATCTCCGTGCAGGGGCGGACCGCCCAGGGGGAGGCCATCGCCTCCACGCCCGAGGAGCTGGCCACGTACACCGAGGAGGAGGCGTGCTTCTTCGGCAACCTCTTCACGGACGAGGGCGCCTTCGCGGCCCACGGCAGCACCCAGTTGACGAACGTGGAGAGCAGCCTGCGCACCTGCGGCCTGGCGCCCCGGGACTTCACCCCCTCGTGCGCGCCCATCCGCCACGTGGGCTCCTGCAAGAACGCCTGCACCTGGGACAAGGCGCTGGGCGCCTATACCGAGTGCAGCCGCAACGGTGTGAGCTACCCGGCGCTCACCACGCGGATGCAGCGCCCGGACATCCACCAGTGCGGGGACGGGGTGTGCCAGGCCTCCGAGAGCTGCGGAACCGGGAAGACCTTCAACAGCTGCGCGGCCGACTGCGGGCCGTGCGATTGAAATCCCCGCGGCGGCCGGGCTTTGTGAAAGCGGGGGGATGCTTCAGGATGCGTCCGCCCCGCTCCCCTGCCCGCTCAACATGAAATTCCTGCGTGAACTTCGCTCCGTACTGAATCTGACGGTCCTCGTCGCCGGCCTGGGCTACTTCGTGGACCTGTTCGACATCACCCTGTTCGGGGTGGTGCGTGTGGCCTCGCTCAAGGACATTGGCATCACGGACCCGGCGCAGATCCTCGAGAAGGGCCTGCTCATCTACAACAGCCAGATGATCGGCATGATGGTGGGGGGCCTCGTCTGGGGCATCCTCGCCGACAAGCGGGGCCGGCTCTCGGTGATGTTCGGCTCCATCCTGCTCTACTCGTTCGCCAACATCGCCAACGCGTTCGCCTGGGACGCGACGAGCTACGCGGTCTGCCGCTTCCTGGGCGGCCTGGGCCTGGCGGGCGAGCTGGGCGCCGCCATCACCCTGGTGGCCGAGTCCCTGCCCAAGGACAAGCGCGGCCTGGGCACCACGGTGGTGGCCACCCTGGGCATGCTGGGAATCGTGGCCGCGGCGCTCATCGGCCAGCACCTGTACTGGAAGACGGCCTACCTCACCGGCGGGGTGATGGGGCTGGCGCTGCTGTTCGCGCGCTTCAAGGTGTCCGAGTCCGAGCTGTTCACCAAGAAGACGGACCCGTCGCGCGCCAACCCGCTCCTGCTGCTGCGCGGCGGGCGGTTCCTCAAGTACATCTGCTGCATCCTCATCGGGGTGCCCATCTACTTCACCACCGGCATCCTGTTCACCTTCGCCCCGGAGCTCACCGCGGGGCTGAACGTCCAGGGCCCGGTGACGGCCGGCAACGCCATCCTGTACGGCTCCATCGGGCTGACGCTGGGGGACTTGCTCTCGGGCCTGTTCAGCCAGTGGCTCAAGAGCCGCAAGCGCGCGGTGGCGCTCAACCTGGTGGCGGGCTTCGGGCTGATGCTCGTGTACGGCCTCGCCTCGGGGCTCACCAGCACCGCCGTCTACGTGCTGAGCTTCCTCATCGGCATCACCGTGGGCTACTGGGCGGTGCTCGTCACCATGGCGGCCGAGCAGTTCGGCACCAACATCCGCGCCACGGTGGCCACCACGGTGCCCAACTTCGTGCGCGGCTCGGCGACGCTGGCGGCCAGCGGGTTCGCGGTGCTCAAGGGGCAGATGCCGGTGGCGAGCGCCGCGCTGCTCGTGGGGAGCGTCTGCTTCGGCCTCGCGCTGCTGGCGCTCACGCGCATCGAGGAGACGTTCCACCGGGATCTCGACTACGAGGAGGGCCCTCAGGAGCGGTGAGCCCCCGGCGCGGGGCTCAGACGCGCTGGAGCGCGAACACCTCCACGTCCACCCCGTCCGAGGCGTGCACCAGCGGGGCGGCCGGGGGACGGTGGAAGCCCGCCGCCTCCAGCAGGGACTCCTCCAGCCCCTCCACCCGCGCGCCGCTCACCCGGTAGGGCGTGTGGTGCACCTGGCCGCGCAGCAGTGCCCCGCCGTGCGCGGTGTAGAGGAAGTAGCGCTCCATCAGGAAGTGCTGAAGCGTCCCGGGGGTGGAGGCCGCGGCGGGGCCCTCGGCCAGGCCGCGCACGGAGAGCGTGGCGGGCACGGGGGCGGGCCAGTGGCGCTCGGAGCGGTACGTTCGCCAGCCGCCCGCCGCGCCGTCCGCCAGCGTCATCCGCGAGTAGAAGTACGGCAGCTTGTACCAGGCCCGCGCCAGCCGCACGGCGATGCCGTTGGCCGCATCCAGGCTGAAGAAGAACACCCCCGGGTCCTTCCCCTCGCGGTGCACGTAGGTGCGCACGTTCGTCTCGTGGAAGTTCGACAGCGGGGGGAAGGGGGGCAGCAGCGCCGGGCGCACCCCCTGCATGGTGAAGGGCACCAGCCCGATGAACGCCCGCCCCTCGTACGTGTCCAGCGAGAGCCCCGGGGGCAGGGCGCGCGCGAGCACCTCCGCGGGCAGCTCCCAGTGCAGGAAGAGCAGCTTGCGCCAACGCTGGTACATCACCACGCGCGCATCGGGCCTGCGGGTGGGGGCGAGGCGGTCCATGGCGGGGGCGCTCACGTGGGCGGGTTGTTGCCGTACATCGTCTCGGCGCGCTGGAAGAGCACCCACGAGGTGATGATGTACTTGTCGCCGGACTCCGGCACGTTGCCCCGGTGGGTGTGGGTGAAGCCCGCGGGGAAGATGAGCAGCCGCCCCGCCTTCGACTCGACCTTGCGCTGCTGGTAGTAGAACTCCGTCTCGCCGCCCTGGCTCACGTCGTTCAGGTAGTACTGGAACGCCAGCACGCGGTGCAGCGGATCACAGCTC is part of the Stigmatella aurantiaca genome and encodes:
- a CDS encoding MFS transporter, which encodes MKFLRELRSVLNLTVLVAGLGYFVDLFDITLFGVVRVASLKDIGITDPAQILEKGLLIYNSQMIGMMVGGLVWGILADKRGRLSVMFGSILLYSFANIANAFAWDATSYAVCRFLGGLGLAGELGAAITLVAESLPKDKRGLGTTVVATLGMLGIVAAALIGQHLYWKTAYLTGGVMGLALLFARFKVSESELFTKKTDPSRANPLLLLRGGRFLKYICCILIGVPIYFTTGILFTFAPELTAGLNVQGPVTAGNAILYGSIGLTLGDLLSGLFSQWLKSRKRAVALNLVAGFGLMLVYGLASGLTSTAVYVLSFLIGITVGYWAVLVTMAAEQFGTNIRATVATTVPNFVRGSATLAASGFAVLKGQMPVASAALLVGSVCFGLALLALTRIEETFHRDLDYEEGPQER
- a CDS encoding YqjF family protein; its protein translation is MDRLAPTRRPDARVVMYQRWRKLLFLHWELPAEVLARALPPGLSLDTYEGRAFIGLVPFTMQGVRPALLPPFPPLSNFHETNVRTYVHREGKDPGVFFFSLDAANGIAVRLARAWYKLPYFYSRMTLADGAAGGWRTYRSERHWPAPVPATLSVRGLAEGPAAASTPGTLQHFLMERYFLYTAHGGALLRGQVHHTPYRVSGARVEGLEESLLEAAGFHRPPAAPLVHASDGVDVEVFALQRV